A genomic window from Ilyobacter polytropus DSM 2926 includes:
- the hflX gene encoding GTPase HflX, whose protein sequence is MINISSEYIFNKNIRGRAILAGLDVYQKGESINLEDSLNELKELAGAASIEVIDIITQSREKMESSTYMGKGKIEEIRDQAIRKNADMVIFDDELSGIQIRNLERIIGVEIIDRTSLILDIFGHRAKSKEGKLQVELAMLKYQKPRLIGLGGELSRTGAGIGTRGLGETKLELDRRVISKRISDIEKELEEVKKQREVQRKQRKRTSIPTVALVGYTNAGKSTIMNHLMQMEEEEDTRTKSFVKDMLFATLDPFHRKIKLEDNLEFILIDTVGFVSKLPHDLVESFKSTLEEVEEASLLLYVVDISREDYKHQLKVTRNVVEELNVKDTPFLVVYNKIDKLSSEELEKTGDIFEKSVYISAIEGKGIGELLKEIEKEIFKTSKEVTLLIPFSRGDISSYILDSTRVIQQEYTGDGLLVTTFLKPEDVEKYKQYILKDSDKD, encoded by the coding sequence GTGATTAATATTAGCAGTGAATATATATTTAACAAAAATATAAGAGGACGAGCTATTTTAGCAGGACTAGACGTCTACCAAAAAGGTGAGAGTATAAACCTCGAGGATTCATTAAATGAGCTAAAAGAACTGGCAGGTGCGGCCAGTATAGAGGTGATAGATATTATCACTCAAAGCAGAGAAAAAATGGAGTCTTCTACCTATATGGGAAAGGGTAAAATAGAGGAAATCAGAGATCAGGCCATAAGAAAAAATGCAGACATGGTTATCTTTGATGATGAACTTTCCGGTATACAGATTCGTAATCTAGAAAGAATAATAGGTGTAGAAATCATAGACAGAACCAGTCTTATTTTGGATATATTTGGTCACAGGGCAAAGTCTAAAGAAGGTAAACTCCAAGTAGAACTTGCCATGTTGAAATATCAGAAACCCAGACTCATAGGTCTAGGGGGAGAGTTGTCTAGAACAGGTGCAGGTATAGGAACCAGGGGTCTAGGAGAAACAAAACTAGAGCTTGACAGAAGGGTAATATCAAAACGTATAAGTGATATTGAAAAAGAACTAGAAGAGGTAAAAAAACAGAGGGAAGTTCAGAGAAAGCAACGTAAACGTACCTCTATACCTACAGTAGCTCTTGTAGGCTATACCAATGCAGGGAAGTCCACAATTATGAACCACCTTATGCAGATGGAAGAAGAGGAAGATACAAGGACAAAGTCCTTTGTAAAGGATATGCTTTTTGCAACTCTAGACCCCTTCCACAGGAAAATTAAGCTTGAAGATAATCTAGAGTTTATACTTATAGATACAGTAGGTTTTGTTAGCAAACTTCCTCATGATCTTGTAGAATCTTTTAAATCTACTCTTGAAGAAGTTGAAGAGGCTAGCTTGCTTTTATATGTAGTAGATATATCTAGAGAAGACTATAAACATCAGCTAAAGGTCACTAGAAATGTGGTAGAGGAACTAAATGTAAAGGACACTCCTTTTCTTGTGGTTTATAATAAGATAGACAAACTTAGTTCTGAGGAACTAGAAAAAACAGGTGATATCTTTGAAAAGTCTGTATATATATCTGCTATAGAGGGGAAAGGTATAGGGGAACTTTTAAAAGAGATCGAAAAAGAAATTTTTAAAACAAGCAAGGAAGTAACTTTGTTGATTCCTTTTTCAAGAGGGGATATTTCTTCATATATTCTCGACAGTACAAGGGTAATTCAGCAAGAATATACAGGTGATGGACTTCTTGTAACGACATTTCTGAAACCTGAAGATGTTGAAAAGTACAAGCAGTATATTTTAAAAGACAGCGATAAAGATTAA
- a CDS encoding TVP38/TMEM64 family protein: protein MKNKKGMVILITFFIVIFLLYKGGVFGYISLENIKELKNWINSFGVLGPLVYVVLYIVACIFFLPGLPITVLGGIVFGPIMGTIYTVIGASLGLSSAFLVARYLFRRSIEKKFSDSLIFQRIDQGVKKQGWRILMTTRLVPIFPFNVQNYVYGLTGISFLQYWILSTVFIIPGTAVYTLSAGAIASGEGLSTKNLTYLGIAVLCFVFISLIPKFLKKNEEFKEK, encoded by the coding sequence ATGAAAAATAAAAAAGGAATGGTAATTTTGATAACCTTCTTTATTGTGATTTTCTTGTTGTATAAAGGCGGAGTTTTCGGTTATATCAGTCTTGAAAATATAAAAGAGTTAAAAAATTGGATAAATAGTTTTGGAGTATTAGGGCCTTTAGTTTATGTGGTACTTTACATAGTAGCATGCATTTTCTTTTTGCCAGGACTTCCCATTACAGTGTTGGGAGGGATAGTATTTGGACCTATTATGGGGACAATATACACAGTTATAGGAGCTAGTCTGGGACTGTCATCGGCATTTCTTGTGGCTAGATATCTCTTCAGGAGATCTATAGAGAAAAAATTTTCGGATTCTCTGATTTTCCAAAGGATAGATCAGGGAGTTAAAAAGCAAGGTTGGAGAATTCTAATGACCACAAGATTGGTCCCTATTTTTCCTTTTAATGTTCAAAATTATGTCTATGGACTGACGGGTATCAGTTTTTTGCAGTATTGGATTCTTTCTACAGTTTTCATAATCCCTGGTACGGCTGTCTATACACTTAGTGCAGGGGCTATAGCCAGTGGTGAAGGGTTATCTACTAAAAATCTTACTTATCTTGGAATTGCTGTCCTTTGTTTTGTATTTATATCTTTGATTCCAAAATTTTTGAAAAAAAATGAAGAGTTTAAAGAAAAATAA
- the add gene encoding adenosine deaminase: protein MNVNSLPKIELHCHLDGSIRPLSVIEIAKKDGIELSTYDLDKIKEKMIAPINCKDLSEYLTRFSLPGLVMQSKENLIRVTSELMEDAAKENVKYIEIRFAPQLHTQKGLTIEEVISSVITGMKIGEKKFQIYGNIILCCMRNFDVEKAFEVVEKGKEFLGRGVVGIDLCANENRGFCEAFQEPIKLAKEYGYRITIHAGETGIGENVRDAVKLLGAERIGHGVFIKDCPEAYDIVKKQGITLEMCPTSNIQTKAVKKFSEHPVYGFLKDGIKVTLNTDNRTVSNTNLEKEISLVSKEFHITYEEYRTIYYNSVKASFASETLKKNLMKFMK, encoded by the coding sequence ATGAACGTAAACTCTTTACCAAAAATAGAATTACATTGTCATCTAGACGGGAGTATAAGACCTCTTAGTGTTATAGAGATAGCTAAAAAGGATGGGATAGAACTTTCTACCTACGACCTTGATAAAATTAAAGAAAAAATGATAGCTCCTATAAACTGTAAGGACCTCAGTGAATACCTAACAAGATTTAGTCTTCCTGGACTTGTGATGCAGTCGAAAGAGAACCTCATAAGAGTGACCTCTGAACTGATGGAAGATGCAGCTAAGGAAAATGTGAAATACATAGAAATAAGATTTGCACCTCAGCTTCATACTCAAAAAGGACTTACAATAGAAGAGGTTATTTCTAGTGTTATAACCGGTATGAAAATTGGAGAAAAGAAATTCCAAATATACGGAAATATTATACTTTGTTGTATGAGGAATTTTGATGTCGAAAAAGCCTTTGAAGTAGTTGAAAAAGGAAAAGAATTTTTAGGCAGAGGAGTAGTTGGGATAGACTTGTGTGCCAATGAAAATAGAGGCTTTTGTGAGGCATTTCAGGAGCCGATCAAACTGGCCAAGGAGTATGGTTATAGGATAACTATTCATGCGGGAGAAACTGGTATAGGGGAAAATGTAAGGGATGCGGTGAAATTACTAGGAGCCGAAAGGATAGGTCACGGGGTGTTTATAAAAGATTGTCCAGAGGCTTATGACATTGTTAAAAAACAGGGTATAACTTTGGAAATGTGTCCAACAAGTAATATTCAGACAAAAGCTGTAAAAAAGTTTTCAGAGCATCCTGTTTACGGATTTTTAAAGGATGGGATAAAAGTTACACTAAACACAGATAATAGGACAGTATCAAATACAAACTTAGAAAAAGAGATAAGTCTTGTTTCTAAAGAGTTTCATATCACATATGAAGAATATAGGACAATATACTACAATAGTGTAAAAGCATCTTTTGCTTCAGAAACCCTGAAAAAGAATCTAATGAAATTTATGAAGTGA
- a CDS encoding Na/Pi cotransporter family protein yields MELFITIFLQVTGGLGMFLYGMDLMSKSFQEIAGNRLREIIHKMTSNIFRGIIVGTFITAIIQSSSVTTVMVVGFINASLMTLRQAIGIILGANIGTTITGWILVFKITEYGLPMIGIGAFVFLFSKNPKRKKRASIFIGLGLIFLGLTLMKKGMAPLKDMPQFIEFFHIFSAESYRGVILSALTGAALTSILQSSSATIGITMALATQGLIIPKTAVALVLGENIGTTITAYLASLKTRSDAKRAAYAHILIKIVGVSLILPFFYGYASIIERLTPPEKNISEYIALSHTLFNIGNAVIFLPFINILLRFLNKIGVDKKENESESYVTEKLYQFPLASLEKSRLEVSQMITRFRGDLYIFIRLIKSELSPENSELLFEGEKYQDEKKDSIFKNLTGLLHSTDSKNILKSIRLLLLLADTMESLGDYAASLGKIYKKTINNKLILPENFINQIDYYHEKIAMSLENLEKITMNPNIQEIINEKKICQDISTALQFVDPLKNVDYPEHIFMEVLSKYRRINRHILFMLNNLEEEIKLQMS; encoded by the coding sequence ATGGAACTTTTTATTACAATTTTTCTTCAGGTAACTGGTGGATTGGGAATGTTCCTCTATGGAATGGATCTTATGTCAAAGTCCTTTCAGGAAATAGCTGGAAACAGATTAAGGGAGATAATTCATAAAATGACCTCAAACATATTCCGAGGGATTATTGTGGGAACTTTTATAACGGCCATTATTCAGTCTAGCTCAGTTACCACTGTTATGGTTGTAGGGTTTATAAACGCCTCTCTCATGACTCTGAGACAGGCCATAGGCATAATCTTAGGGGCAAACATAGGAACCACGATAACAGGATGGATACTTGTTTTTAAGATAACAGAGTACGGACTCCCTATGATCGGTATAGGGGCTTTTGTTTTTCTCTTTTCGAAAAATCCAAAGAGGAAAAAAAGAGCCTCGATCTTCATAGGTTTAGGACTTATTTTTCTGGGATTGACCCTTATGAAAAAAGGAATGGCTCCCTTAAAGGATATGCCTCAATTTATAGAATTTTTCCACATCTTTTCTGCAGAAAGCTATAGAGGCGTCATCTTATCTGCACTTACAGGGGCTGCCTTGACCTCTATACTTCAGTCCTCATCTGCCACTATAGGTATCACCATGGCCCTTGCAACTCAGGGACTTATTATTCCAAAAACTGCAGTTGCACTTGTTTTAGGAGAAAACATAGGAACCACAATAACAGCATATCTAGCCTCTCTCAAGACACGGTCAGATGCAAAGAGAGCCGCCTATGCCCATATTCTCATAAAGATAGTAGGAGTATCCTTGATACTTCCTTTTTTCTACGGCTATGCTTCGATAATCGAGAGGTTAACCCCTCCTGAAAAAAATATCTCCGAATATATCGCACTTTCTCACACCCTTTTCAACATTGGAAATGCCGTTATATTTTTACCCTTTATAAATATATTATTAAGATTTTTAAATAAAATAGGAGTTGATAAAAAAGAAAATGAGTCAGAGTCTTATGTAACTGAAAAACTATACCAGTTCCCCTTAGCATCCCTTGAAAAATCGAGACTTGAAGTTAGTCAAATGATAACCAGATTCAGAGGAGATCTATATATTTTCATCCGACTAATAAAAAGTGAACTATCTCCAGAGAACTCTGAGCTTCTCTTTGAAGGGGAAAAATACCAAGATGAAAAAAAAGACTCTATTTTTAAAAACCTTACAGGTCTACTTCACTCTACAGACTCTAAAAACATTTTGAAATCCATTAGGCTGTTGCTTCTTTTGGCAGACACAATGGAATCCCTAGGAGATTATGCAGCAAGCCTTGGAAAAATATACAAAAAAACAATAAATAACAAACTTATTCTACCTGAAAATTTTATCAACCAGATAGATTATTACCATGAGAAAATAGCCATGTCCTTGGAAAACCTAGAAAAAATAACCATGAACCCCAATATACAGGAGATAATAAATGAAAAAAAAATATGTCAGGATATCTCCACTGCTCTCCAATTTGTCGACCCCCTCAAAAATGTAGATTATCCAGAGCATATTTTTATGGAGGTCTTATCAAAGTACAGGAGAATAAACAGACATATTTTATTTATGTTAAACAATCTAGAAGAAGAGATAAAATTGCAGATGAGTTGA
- a CDS encoding FAD-dependent oxidoreductase gives MGVLPKEVMENMKDIVDNCMGDSNPACQSSCPMHTDIKEYVRLVGEGDGEGAIGVIREKLFLPKTLGRVCAHPCEAGCRRGDEDKPISVANIKRYAADNFDNPVNWDLNKKPATGKKVAVIGAGPAGAQAAIDLSKNGHEVTIYDKLPVYGGMMRVGIPAYRLPRNIIDEEYSILEMLGVSVKLNTEIGKDIDFETLKKENDAVIIAVGRQAGRIDRSLKNHDAQGVYDAAEYLKEISLTNGSEGVGKRVAVIGGGDVAMDCARSSLRLQGVEEVYSVCLEPSYEEMTSSMHEVKGAIAEGVKFNLAMGTNEILIDDNGRVKGLEIKECISIFDDEGRFNPTCNEDNKKMLDVDTVVFAIGQGVDSGFDKKETLAKRKNGTFETDELTKQSVNNENVFVAGDCASAFIVIEAMAEGRSAAISADRFLKGEDLMSGRTTEEEAAYKTKLELPTEYLSEGWDAAEKVERVIAKELDPTERIKSFDETEFTFTKEQAEKEANRCLQCTCKLCMKECIMLNDFTDCPKTLFEEYLEKGYAAMDPKISYSCNACSQCTLKCPKDFDMKGAFMGMRPEYIKDNGGKSPMKGHSAIEVHQYLGYSKFFNTTNKAPEGEKTKYVFFPGCSLPSYNPEAVGNVLGHLQDKLDGGVGSVLKCCGKPTKALGQKEKFKERFGEVQAEIDRLGADTVIVACQSCLAVFSEYLKQNVVSLWTLLPEIGLPDEKYGIGKGSDIVFNIHDSCSARERSDLHDGIRWIIDNMGYKVEELENSREKTRCCGFGGMVVPANPDLAGRVMKRRAEETTTGHMISYCAACRESMENGGADSVHILDLLFGETYTKEKVNNRNMGPVKQWMNRYKSKQELDKKSK, from the coding sequence ATGGGTGTATTGCCAAAAGAAGTAATGGAAAATATGAAGGATATTGTAGATAATTGTATGGGTGATTCCAATCCGGCATGTCAATCTTCTTGTCCTATGCATACAGATATAAAAGAGTATGTGAGACTTGTAGGAGAAGGAGACGGAGAAGGTGCTATAGGGGTAATAAGAGAAAAATTATTTTTACCTAAAACTCTTGGTAGAGTCTGTGCCCATCCTTGTGAAGCGGGATGCAGAAGAGGGGATGAAGATAAACCTATATCTGTAGCAAATATAAAGAGGTATGCTGCTGATAATTTTGACAACCCGGTAAACTGGGATCTGAATAAAAAACCTGCCACAGGAAAAAAAGTTGCAGTTATAGGGGCAGGACCTGCAGGGGCACAGGCAGCGATTGACCTTTCTAAAAATGGTCATGAAGTAACTATTTACGATAAACTTCCGGTATATGGAGGTATGATGAGAGTAGGGATCCCTGCTTACAGGCTTCCTAGAAACATAATTGATGAAGAATACTCAATACTTGAAATGTTAGGAGTAAGTGTCAAGCTAAATACTGAAATAGGTAAGGATATAGATTTTGAAACTCTCAAGAAAGAAAATGATGCTGTAATCATAGCAGTTGGAAGACAGGCTGGAAGAATAGACCGTAGTCTCAAAAATCACGACGCTCAAGGAGTATATGATGCCGCAGAATATCTAAAGGAAATATCTCTTACTAATGGCTCTGAAGGAGTTGGGAAAAGAGTTGCAGTAATAGGTGGTGGAGATGTTGCCATGGACTGTGCTAGGTCTTCTCTCAGGCTTCAGGGAGTTGAAGAGGTCTATTCTGTTTGCCTAGAGCCTAGCTATGAAGAGATGACCTCTTCTATGCATGAGGTTAAGGGTGCCATAGCAGAGGGAGTAAAGTTTAATCTGGCGATGGGAACAAATGAAATCTTAATTGATGATAATGGTAGAGTAAAAGGTCTAGAGATCAAAGAGTGTATATCTATCTTTGATGATGAAGGGAGATTTAACCCTACATGCAATGAAGATAACAAAAAAATGCTAGATGTTGATACAGTTGTTTTTGCAATAGGTCAGGGTGTAGATTCTGGATTTGACAAGAAAGAAACTCTCGCTAAAAGAAAAAACGGGACCTTTGAAACTGATGAGCTTACAAAGCAGTCTGTAAATAATGAGAATGTTTTTGTGGCTGGAGATTGTGCCTCGGCTTTCATAGTTATAGAAGCTATGGCTGAGGGTAGGAGTGCTGCCATATCTGCAGATAGATTCTTAAAAGGTGAAGACCTGATGTCTGGCAGAACAACAGAGGAAGAAGCTGCATATAAGACAAAACTAGAGCTTCCAACTGAGTATTTGTCAGAAGGATGGGACGCTGCTGAAAAGGTAGAAAGAGTCATTGCTAAAGAGTTGGATCCAACTGAAAGGATAAAATCTTTCGATGAGACAGAATTTACATTCACCAAGGAGCAGGCAGAAAAAGAAGCCAATAGATGTCTTCAGTGTACATGTAAATTATGTATGAAAGAGTGTATTATGTTAAATGACTTTACAGATTGTCCTAAGACACTTTTTGAGGAATACCTTGAAAAGGGTTATGCAGCAATGGACCCAAAAATAAGTTATTCTTGCAATGCATGTTCCCAGTGTACACTCAAATGTCCAAAGGACTTTGATATGAAGGGAGCCTTTATGGGCATGAGACCGGAATATATAAAAGACAACGGAGGAAAATCTCCGATGAAGGGTCATAGTGCTATAGAGGTACATCAATATTTAGGATACTCAAAATTCTTTAATACAACAAATAAGGCTCCAGAAGGAGAGAAAACAAAATATGTATTTTTCCCTGGATGTTCTTTGCCATCATATAATCCAGAAGCAGTAGGGAATGTATTGGGGCACTTACAAGATAAACTCGATGGAGGGGTAGGTTCTGTCTTGAAATGCTGTGGGAAGCCAACTAAAGCTCTAGGTCAAAAGGAAAAATTTAAAGAGAGGTTTGGTGAGGTTCAAGCTGAGATTGATAGATTGGGAGCAGATACTGTAATCGTTGCCTGCCAGTCTTGTCTTGCAGTGTTTTCAGAATATCTGAAACAGAATGTGGTTTCTCTGTGGACTCTGCTTCCTGAAATAGGTCTTCCTGATGAAAAATATGGAATAGGTAAGGGTTCAGATATTGTATTTAACATCCATGATTCGTGTTCTGCTAGAGAGAGAAGTGATCTTCATGATGGAATAAGATGGATAATAGATAATATGGGTTATAAAGTAGAAGAGCTTGAAAATTCCAGAGAAAAGACCAGATGCTGTGGTTTCGGAGGGATGGTAGTTCCTGCAAATCCAGACTTGGCAGGAAGGGTAATGAAAAGAAGAGCTGAAGAAACTACAACGGGTCATATGATCTCTTATTGTGCAGCCTGTAGAGAATCTATGGAAAATGGGGGAGCAGACTCAGTTCATATATTAGACCTGTTATTTGGAGAAACCTATACTAAAGAAAAAGTTAATAATAGAAACATGGGGCCTGTAAAACAATGGATGAATAGATATAAGTCAAAACAAGAACTTGATAAAAAAAGTAAATAG
- a CDS encoding GNAT family N-acetyltransferase yields the protein MKIDYSFPNTFFDFIRENKTLKEFMSHPFSEIFLKNNCCNSENIQDFRKNPIFQNFLNKESIINEIIEELTFHENVWFHNLKKHTEYLFPQHNIENTELFFTLGEKQNSKNEIFVNIGKYIDSNNYQEIIPEIIYKTTLFLYTRKHPYKIDLNHLAPVHYMDFIHYLIHYKGAAAYSTRLYMSSSSFDYSDSHFLGDSLKLNELLNSYNSLSNTLEKMKEINLSPFLETNSFPENLGYQIFRRTILSGKSFYEVVSKPFPDFINMYLPPILPQNIQKLSAGNLSESQAKEIVNWEYPDEFSVYNFPSWDEMSKLRWAITFKEKRKKEFIGFFIQDSLIGFGQIVKGSGEIIIGVGIRPDLCGYGYGTRVVGILIEKCKEINANSTITLKVRSFNKRAINCYKKLGFEEISKYKTYSLAGEEEFIKMELYQIH from the coding sequence ATGAAAATTGATTATTCTTTCCCCAATACTTTTTTTGATTTCATTAGAGAAAACAAAACTCTAAAAGAATTTATGTCACATCCCTTCTCAGAAATTTTTCTTAAAAATAACTGCTGTAACTCAGAAAATATTCAAGATTTCAGGAAAAATCCGATTTTTCAAAACTTTTTAAATAAAGAAAGCATAATTAATGAGATTATAGAGGAACTGACCTTTCATGAAAATGTCTGGTTTCATAACTTAAAAAAACATACAGAATACTTATTTCCGCAGCACAACATAGAGAATACAGAGCTTTTTTTCACTTTAGGCGAAAAACAAAACAGCAAGAATGAAATTTTTGTAAATATTGGAAAATATATAGACAGTAATAATTACCAGGAGATCATTCCTGAAATAATTTATAAAACAACTCTTTTCCTCTATACCCGTAAACATCCATACAAAATTGATTTAAATCACCTAGCTCCTGTCCACTATATGGATTTTATACATTATCTTATTCACTACAAAGGAGCTGCAGCTTATTCAACCAGACTTTATATGAGCTCTAGCTCTTTTGATTACTCAGACTCACATTTTCTTGGAGATTCTCTCAAATTAAATGAACTTCTAAACTCTTATAACTCTTTATCAAACACCTTAGAAAAGATGAAAGAGATAAATCTTTCTCCGTTTTTAGAAACTAATTCTTTTCCGGAAAATTTAGGTTATCAGATTTTCAGAAGAACTATTTTATCTGGAAAAAGTTTCTATGAAGTTGTCTCTAAACCCTTTCCAGACTTTATAAATATGTATCTCCCTCCTATACTTCCCCAGAATATACAAAAATTATCTGCAGGAAACCTAAGTGAAAGTCAAGCTAAGGAGATCGTTAATTGGGAATATCCAGATGAATTTTCTGTATACAACTTTCCATCCTGGGATGAGATGTCAAAACTTCGGTGGGCCATTACTTTTAAAGAAAAAAGAAAAAAAGAGTTCATAGGTTTTTTTATACAGGACTCTCTTATCGGTTTCGGACAAATCGTAAAAGGATCAGGGGAAATAATCATTGGTGTCGGTATACGTCCTGACCTTTGTGGCTATGGATATGGAACTAGGGTAGTAGGTATTCTTATAGAAAAGTGTAAAGAAATAAATGCAAATTCTACTATCACCCTAAAAGTTAGAAGTTTTAATAAAAGGGCAATTAACTGCTATAAAAAACTTGGTTTTGAAGAAATATCAAAATACAAAACCTATTCCCTTGCAGGGGAAGAAGAGTTCATAAAAATGGAACTTTACCAAATACACTGA
- a CDS encoding rhodanese-like domain-containing protein, translated as MVLNFFKRKSDGFKIVSVEEAKNLIEMKKDMILIDVRTEKENKFEGNIDGAILIDFLKLNHFKKELEKLDKELPYLVFCAIGGRSKAAAALMTKMGFNEVYDMAGGIKAWQKENNKNI; from the coding sequence ATGGTGTTAAATTTTTTCAAAAGAAAATCTGATGGGTTCAAAATAGTTTCAGTTGAAGAGGCTAAAAATCTTATTGAAATGAAAAAGGATATGATTTTAATTGACGTAAGAACCGAAAAAGAAAACAAATTTGAAGGTAATATTGATGGTGCGATTTTAATTGATTTTCTAAAGCTAAATCATTTTAAAAAAGAGCTGGAAAAACTAGACAAAGAGTTGCCGTATCTTGTATTTTGTGCAATTGGGGGAAGAAGTAAGGCTGCTGCTGCCTTGATGACTAAAATGGGTTTTAACGAAGTCTATGACATGGCAGGTGGGATCAAAGCTTGGCAAAAAGAAAACAATAAAAATATCTGA
- the galE gene encoding UDP-glucose 4-epimerase GalE — MRVLVTGGAGYIGSHAVVELLDGGYEVIILDNLETGHIELVDSRAKFYKADLREKESLRNVFKKEKIDVVMNFAAYIKVGESVTEPNKYYENNTGGVLNLLEIMKEFNVKNIVFSSTAAVYGEVSGDDLVSESFDSQPINPYGMSKFMAEEIIKDSASAYNMNYVIFRYFNVAGAHEKYHIGQIGEGMTSLIPVVLEAAKGERDKVEVFGDTYSTKDGTGVRDFIHVTDLARAHVMAINKLKKEESGLFNLGNGNGFSVFEILDAARRVTGKEIPAVISEKRPGDPACVVACSEKANEDLGWEPEYTNIDDIIKTAWNWYKNI; from the coding sequence ATGAGGGTACTTGTTACTGGAGGAGCTGGCTATATAGGGAGTCATGCTGTGGTAGAACTTTTAGATGGTGGATATGAGGTGATTATACTTGATAACCTTGAAACGGGTCATATAGAGCTTGTAGACAGCAGGGCAAAATTTTATAAGGCTGACTTAAGAGAAAAAGAAAGTCTGAGAAATGTTTTTAAAAAGGAAAAAATAGACGTGGTTATGAATTTTGCCGCTTATATAAAAGTCGGGGAAAGTGTAACCGAGCCAAATAAATACTATGAAAATAATACCGGTGGAGTTCTCAATCTTCTAGAAATAATGAAGGAATTTAATGTAAAAAATATTGTTTTTTCATCTACAGCTGCGGTGTATGGGGAAGTTTCAGGAGACGATCTGGTATCGGAAAGTTTTGACTCTCAGCCTATAAACCCCTATGGAATGAGTAAATTTATGGCTGAGGAAATAATAAAGGATTCAGCTTCTGCATATAATATGAATTATGTTATTTTTAGATACTTCAACGTGGCCGGAGCCCATGAAAAATATCATATCGGTCAGATAGGCGAAGGAATGACATCACTTATTCCTGTGGTTCTAGAAGCTGCAAAGGGTGAAAGGGACAAAGTTGAAGTTTTTGGAGATACATATAGTACCAAGGACGGAACAGGGGTGAGAGACTTTATCCATGTTACTGATCTTGCCCGTGCTCATGTGATGGCGATAAACAAGCTAAAGAAAGAGGAAAGTGGTTTATTTAACCTTGGAAACGGCAATGGATTTTCTGTATTTGAGATTTTAGACGCAGCCAGAAGAGTGACAGGGAAAGAAATACCTGCAGTGATATCTGAAAAGCGGCCAGGAGATCCTGCCTGTGTTGTAGCCTGTAGCGAAAAAGCCAATGAAGATCTGGGATGGGAGCCAGAATATACAAATATAGATGATATAATAAAAACTGCATGGAACTGGTACAAAAATATATAA
- a CDS encoding sulfurtransferase — translation MKKLVALLMMVTLYAVSVAGGLITPEKLNKIKDKKDVVVLDYRWNKVPEKTIPGAMVVLNKEFSRERDGVKGMVLPKEEFESFMSKMGIENKDTVVIVDDNGMMNATRLWWILNLYGHKGDVFILDGQIMAWEKSGLPMAAPSKPSKTSKYVAKDANPKLVATLEEVKASIEDNQMVVLDARSKLERIKGHIPNSVFIEWKENITKDGKYKSKAELKKLYRDSGITKNLKAIMPHCKSAVRSTQSMFALVEILGYDNVKNYDGSWLEYEAVKAPVKYGM, via the coding sequence ATGAAGAAATTAGTAGCTTTATTGATGATGGTGACACTTTATGCAGTTTCAGTGGCGGGAGGTCTAATCACACCGGAAAAATTGAATAAGATCAAGGATAAAAAAGATGTGGTGGTATTGGACTACAGATGGAATAAGGTTCCTGAAAAAACAATACCAGGAGCCATGGTGGTATTGAATAAAGAATTTTCAAGGGAGAGAGACGGAGTCAAGGGAATGGTTCTTCCAAAGGAAGAATTCGAAAGTTTTATGTCAAAAATGGGAATAGAAAATAAAGATACAGTAGTGATTGTAGACGATAATGGGATGATGAATGCCACAAGATTATGGTGGATACTGAACCTTTATGGACATAAGGGAGATGTCTTTATATTAGATGGTCAAATAATGGCGTGGGAAAAATCAGGTCTTCCAATGGCGGCACCTAGCAAGCCTTCAAAAACTTCAAAATATGTAGCGAAAGATGCAAATCCAAAGCTTGTTGCAACTCTGGAAGAGGTAAAAGCATCAATTGAAGACAATCAAATGGTTGTGCTTGATGCGAGATCTAAACTTGAGAGAATCAAGGGACATATACCAAATTCCGTATTTATTGAATGGAAAGAAAATATAACAAAAGATGGAAAATACAAATCTAAAGCTGAACTAAAAAAGCTTTATAGAGATTCAGGGATAACTAAAAATCTAAAGGCTATAATGCCACACTGTAAATCTGCAGTAAGATCAACTCAGTCTATGTTTGCTCTTGTGGAAATTCTTGGATATGACAATGTAAAAAATTACGATGGATCTTGGCTTGAGTATGAGGCTGTAAAAGCACCTGTAAAATACGGGATGTAA